In the Syntrophales bacterium genome, one interval contains:
- a CDS encoding OmpA family protein — MKAKYRAALMVAAFIFLLPLSARSEIREGSFEVGPFGGYNFFEDNQNLENRPVFGLRLGYNFTKYFGIEGVGEYINSRVDDKNLLWTKEGQFTSPIEKVDLTFYHLDFVYHFKPEGKFNPFALVGFGGTHYRPDTRSTKDMAAFNVGVGAKYWLNDSVALRVDLQDYLVTEIMQSTYHNVGVTLGVTFAFGGKAKPAPVQVAKYEPKPEPKPEPVPEPVPEPKPVPPPPPPPEPKVEEKVIIVAEPKVEEKVMVAAAEPKVIVLAFEDVHFDFDKSTLKPEAKMILQRNIQLLKDNPKAKVRIAGYTSASGSEAYNQKLSERRAKAVEEYLISEGAITSDRLSTIGYGETKPAVPEAAPKELFSSAAKANMRVLFEIIME, encoded by the coding sequence ATGAAAGCAAAGTATCGTGCAGCACTTATGGTAGCTGCGTTTATTTTTCTCCTACCCTTGTCGGCTCGCTCCGAGATAAGGGAAGGATCATTTGAAGTGGGTCCGTTCGGAGGGTACAATTTCTTCGAAGATAATCAGAATCTGGAAAATCGACCCGTATTTGGCCTACGGCTGGGCTACAATTTCACGAAGTATTTTGGCATTGAAGGTGTCGGTGAATACATAAATAGTCGCGTTGATGACAAGAACCTACTATGGACCAAGGAAGGGCAGTTTACCAGTCCCATAGAGAAAGTGGACCTTACTTTTTATCATCTCGATTTCGTCTATCACTTTAAGCCCGAGGGTAAATTCAACCCCTTTGCGCTGGTCGGTTTCGGAGGAACCCACTATCGTCCGGATACTAGATCGACCAAGGACATGGCTGCTTTTAATGTTGGCGTAGGCGCGAAATACTGGCTTAACGACAGTGTCGCACTCAGAGTCGATCTCCAGGATTATCTGGTTACCGAGATCATGCAATCGACCTACCATAATGTTGGAGTTACCCTGGGCGTAACTTTTGCTTTCGGCGGCAAGGCAAAGCCCGCACCGGTCCAGGTTGCGAAGTATGAACCCAAGCCCGAACCCAAGCCCGAACCCGTGCCCGAACCCGTGCCCGAGCCTAAACCAGTTCCGCCGCCGCCGCCTCCACCGGAACCAAAAGTTGAGGAGAAGGTGATCATTGTGGCTGAGCCAAAGGTCGAGGAGAAGGTGATGGTCGCCGCGGCGGAGCCGAAGGTCATTGTCCTTGCATTTGAGGACGTGCATTTCGATTTTGACAAGTCAACACTTAAGCCGGAAGCGAAGATGATCCTGCAAAGGAATATTCAGCTTCTGAAAGACAACCCCAAAGCAAAAGTCCGTATTGCAGGCTATACCTCTGCTTCCGGCAGTGAAGCTTACAACCAGAAGTTAAGCGAAAGAAGGGCAAAGGCTGTCGAGGAGTACCTCATTAGCGAAGGCGCCATTACAAGTGACAGGCTTTCCACAATCGGCTATGGCGAGACAAAACCCGCAGTTCCTGAAGCAGCCCCTAAAGAGCTTTTCTCATCAGCGGCAAAGGCAAACATGAGAGTCCTCTTCGAAATCATCATGGAATAA
- a CDS encoding BON domain-containing protein produces the protein MRKRNIVINCLVLLAMIVTLAACASTRTRESAGEYVDDSVITTKVKSLLSADDFLKSFQISVETYKGTVQLSGFVNSQKAIDQAVKITMGVKGVKALRNNMVVK, from the coding sequence ATGAGAAAAAGAAATATCGTTATCAACTGTTTAGTGCTTCTCGCAATGATCGTCACCCTGGCCGCCTGTGCATCGACACGCACACGTGAAAGTGCCGGCGAATATGTTGACGATTCGGTCATCACGACCAAGGTGAAATCGCTGCTTTCAGCAGATGATTTTCTCAAGTCATTCCAGATCAGTGTAGAGACTTACAAGGGCACCGTTCAACTGAGCGGCTTCGTAAATTCCCAAAAGGCTATCGATCAGGCTGTTAAAATCACGATGGGCGTCAAGGGGGTAAAAGCATTAAGAAATAATATGGTCGTGAAGTAG
- a CDS encoding Ig-like domain-containing protein translates to MRRFKAVRTYLLFILILSGFLITGCGGGGGAFETGHWLPPDVVSVAVTPLTAAIPVTGTQQFIATATYRDGSSRDVTASSSWTSGTPAVATVSSTSGSATGVASGASIISAAFGGMSGSATLTVNAAISVSFVVTPGRASLPVTGTQQYTAIETFSDGTTIDRTVGSTWSATDLVGVGIATIGANTGLATGNVVGQSTIKAIFGTKISTATLTVTAATSVSFVVTPGRASMPISGTQQFIAIETFSDGTTIDRTVASTWSATDLVGVGIATIGANTGIATGNSAGQSTIKAIFGLKTATTAVLTVTAATSKSFVVTPALASIPVTGTQKFTAIETFSDGTTIDRTAASTWSSPDLVGVGVATVGVNTGLATGLTVGQSTITATFGLKVATANLTVTAATSKSFVVTPTLASIPVTGTQQYTAIETFSDGTTFDRTAASTWSATDLVGVGVATIGANTGLATGNVVGQSTIKAVFGLKTATTAVLTVNAATSKSFVVTPALASTPVTGTQQFAAIETFSDGSIFDRTTASTWSATDVAPGVGVATVGANTGLATGNVVGQSTIKAIFGLKTATTATLTVNAATSKSFVVTPALVSLPITGTQKYTAIETFSDGTTIDRTAASTWTSPDLSGGPGVATILPTGVATAKVLGQSTITATFGLKVATAVMTVTAATSTSFVVTPALATIPVTGTQQFTAIETFSDGTTIDSTAASTWSATDVAPAIGVAVIGLNTGLATGNVVGQSTIKAVFGLQTATTATLTVTAATSKSFTVKPATATIGVAGGTQQFNAIEIFSDGSTIDRTIASTWTSVDLVGTGVSTIGLNTGLASGKALGQSTITATFGLQTATAVLTVTAPNPGSAGSGPDLKTVAPHGIIAYNAITNSAGPSHIYGDVALTQPGPGGTIASVTGPGTNDGGVAPLLTSSIVTDSYSVPSTPGLITAADNGTPAKIAALPQLLLDLRAVYDDLFSRAAPVTALTTPASAAGVSGGTFPAAAPDLSGYILSPGIFTTSGTYGLSNTLGPLVLDAGGNPDAVFIIRSTAVGPSGLTSTTGSVVLQNGAQSKNVFWLLDNATIGAGTFFRGTVVTGHAITLLAHANVEGRMLAGALGLVSGAITLTDTNIITVPK, encoded by the coding sequence ATGAGAAGATTTAAAGCTGTACGAACGTATCTTTTGTTTATCTTAATTCTAAGTGGTTTTTTAATTACGGGATGCGGAGGAGGCGGAGGAGCATTCGAAACCGGACATTGGTTGCCACCCGATGTGGTTTCCGTAGCGGTAACGCCGTTAACGGCCGCAATACCGGTTACGGGTACCCAACAATTTATTGCAACTGCGACATATCGTGATGGTTCATCCCGTGACGTGACCGCGTCCTCGAGCTGGACTTCGGGCACTCCCGCTGTTGCCACCGTCAGTTCCACATCTGGTTCCGCTACCGGCGTTGCTTCCGGCGCATCGATTATTTCTGCCGCTTTCGGCGGCATGTCCGGCTCAGCAACCTTGACCGTGAACGCCGCAATATCGGTGTCCTTCGTGGTGACGCCGGGAAGGGCCTCGCTACCGGTTACGGGCACCCAACAGTATACGGCGATTGAGACATTCAGCGATGGCACAACCATCGACAGGACAGTGGGTTCCACCTGGTCTGCAACTGATCTCGTCGGCGTCGGCATTGCCACGATAGGGGCGAACACGGGCCTCGCTACCGGCAATGTTGTCGGCCAATCGACCATCAAGGCGATTTTCGGCACCAAAATCTCGACCGCTACTTTGACGGTGACCGCCGCAACATCGGTGTCATTCGTGGTGACCCCTGGAAGAGCCTCTATGCCGATCAGCGGTACGCAACAATTTATCGCAATTGAGACATTCAGCGATGGGACCACCATCGACAGGACTGTGGCCTCCACTTGGTCTGCAACAGATCTCGTCGGCGTCGGCATTGCCACCATTGGGGCGAATACTGGTATCGCAACCGGCAATTCCGCGGGCCAATCGACTATCAAGGCAATTTTTGGCCTCAAAACTGCGACGACAGCCGTATTGACCGTGACTGCCGCAACATCCAAGTCCTTCGTAGTAACACCGGCTCTGGCTTCAATACCGGTCACGGGCACCCAAAAATTTACGGCAATTGAGACATTTAGCGATGGGACCACTATCGACAGGACAGCGGCCTCCACTTGGTCTTCACCGGATCTCGTCGGCGTTGGTGTTGCCACTGTCGGGGTGAACACGGGTCTCGCTACTGGTTTGACCGTTGGCCAATCAACCATCACTGCCACTTTCGGCCTCAAGGTCGCGACAGCCAACTTGACCGTGACCGCCGCAACATCCAAATCCTTTGTCGTGACGCCGACGCTGGCCTCAATACCGGTTACAGGTACTCAACAGTATACGGCGATTGAGACATTCAGCGATGGCACAACCTTCGACAGGACAGCGGCCTCCACCTGGTCTGCAACAGATCTCGTCGGCGTCGGCGTTGCCACGATTGGCGCTAACACCGGCCTCGCTACGGGCAATGTTGTCGGCCAATCGACCATCAAGGCCGTTTTCGGCCTCAAGACGGCGACGACGGCCGTATTGACCGTGAACGCCGCAACATCCAAGTCCTTTGTCGTGACACCGGCCCTGGCCTCAACACCGGTTACGGGTACTCAGCAATTTGCGGCGATTGAGACATTTAGCGACGGGTCAATCTTCGACAGGACAACGGCTTCCACCTGGTCTGCGACTGATGTCGCCCCCGGCGTCGGCGTTGCCACCGTTGGGGCGAACACGGGCCTCGCTACCGGCAATGTTGTCGGCCAATCGACCATCAAGGCGATTTTCGGCCTCAAGACCGCGACGACAGCGACCTTGACCGTGAACGCCGCAACATCCAAGTCCTTTGTCGTGACACCGGCCCTGGTCTCATTACCGATTACGGGCACTCAAAAGTATACGGCGATTGAGACATTCAGCGATGGCACAACCATCGACAGGACAGCGGCCTCCACCTGGACTTCACCGGATCTCTCCGGCGGCCCCGGTGTTGCCACAATCTTGCCGACCGGCGTCGCTACCGCTAAAGTCCTCGGCCAATCCACCATTACTGCCACTTTCGGCCTCAAGGTTGCAACAGCCGTAATGACCGTGACCGCCGCAACATCCACGTCGTTCGTGGTGACGCCGGCCCTGGCCACAATACCGGTTACGGGCACCCAACAATTTACGGCGATTGAGACATTTAGCGATGGCACAACCATCGACAGTACAGCGGCCTCCACCTGGTCTGCAACTGATGTCGCCCCCGCCATCGGTGTTGCCGTAATCGGGTTGAACACGGGCCTCGCTACGGGCAATGTTGTCGGCCAATCGACCATCAAGGCCGTTTTCGGCCTCCAGACCGCGACGACGGCCACCTTGACCGTAACCGCCGCAACATCCAAGTCATTTACGGTTAAGCCTGCAACGGCCACAATAGGGGTCGCGGGTGGTACCCAACAATTTAACGCGATTGAGATATTTAGCGATGGATCAACCATCGACAGGACAATAGCCTCCACCTGGACATCAGTTGATCTCGTCGGCACCGGCGTTTCCACAATCGGTTTGAACACCGGCCTCGCTTCCGGTAAGGCTTTAGGTCAATCGACGATCACCGCCACTTTCGGTCTTCAGACCGCGACGGCCGTCTTGACCGTAACCGCCCCCAACCCCGGATCCGCAGGCTCAGGCCCGGATCTTAAAACGGTTGCCCCTCACGGGATTATAGCTTACAACGCGATCACCAACTCGGCTGGCCCAAGCCATATCTATGGAGATGTCGCGTTAACTCAGCCCGGGCCTGGTGGTACTATCGCATCTGTAACTGGACCTGGAACTAATGATGGCGGGGTTGCGCCGTTACTAACTTCATCTATCGTGACTGACAGTTACAGTGTGCCCTCAACCCCGGGGCTGATAACCGCTGCGGATAATGGCACTCCTGCTAAGATTGCTGCCCTGCCACAGCTGCTACTCGACTTGAGAGCCGTGTATGACGACCTCTTTAGCCGTGCAGCGCCAGTGACAGCGCTAACGACACCGGCGTCGGCGGCTGGGGTCAGCGGCGGTACTTTTCCCGCAGCCGCACCAGACCTAAGTGGGTATATCCTCAGCCCGGGCATCTTTACTACTTCAGGCACGTATGGGCTCAGTAATACCTTAGGTCCTCTCGTGCTCGATGCGGGGGGCAATCCGGATGCAGTCTTTATCATCCGGTCAACAGCAGTTGGTCCCTCTGGCTTGACCTCGACAACTGGTAGTGTTGTCCTGCAAAATGGCGCCCAGTCGAAAAACGTTTTTTGGCTATTGGACAATGCGACTATCGGGGCGGGCACCTTCTTCCGGGGAACCGTAGTGACAGGTCATGCTATCACGCTTCTCGCCCACGCCAACGTGGAGGGCAGAATGTTGGCAGGAGCGCTCGGTCTTGTGAGTGGCGCGATTACGTTAACGGACACTAATATCATTACCGTACCTAAGTAA
- a CDS encoding antibiotic biosynthesis monooxygenase codes for MELTQTIASLSDYIRKEEGCQRCYFCQSIGDEDQFFLIERWDNEKNLMNHLKSDHFRVLRGAMGLLKEPYEGTFHIAFQPQGVEEAETNKVD; via the coding sequence ATGGAATTGACGCAGACGATTGCTTCCTTGTCCGATTACATAAGGAAGGAGGAGGGTTGCCAGCGTTGCTACTTCTGCCAGAGTATCGGGGATGAAGATCAATTCTTTCTTATTGAAAGATGGGATAACGAAAAGAACCTTATGAACCACCTCAAGTCGGATCATTTCCGGGTGCTCCGGGGGGCGATGGGACTTCTCAAGGAACCGTATGAAGGGACGTTCCACATCGCCTTTCAGCCGCAAGGGGTGGAAGAGGCAGAAACAAATAAAGTAGACTGA
- a CDS encoding OmpA family protein, with protein MRRISYGLVFLLMVFLLFTGCATFKPVNLNPQIQSGQLVQKTDNVIVLFDKSASMNELHGKPMVNGATRLVHAKNATKNMIATIPEIKLNAGLRTFWGEETALIYGMKSLVKEDYTKAISSIENPNHRTPMANAITAAGSDLRSGGGNSAIIIVSDFSEIPGMDDIRPAAVMEAITKVNAEYGDKLCVYAIQVGYTRDGKELSEQIVQNVEGGYTVNADKLVTPAAMAAFVEKVIAGNCLRYHELVAKPTEKVIILAAEPKVEEKIAAVVAAPKVEEKVEEKVMVATAEPKIIILALEDVHFDFDKSTLKPEAKTILQRNIQLLKDNPNAKIRVAGYTSASGTEAYNQKLSERRANAVQEYLISEGIITPDRLSTIGYGEANPGMYEAAPKELYSPAAKANMRVLFEIIVQ; from the coding sequence ATGAGAAGAATCAGTTATGGATTAGTTTTTTTGTTAATGGTTTTCTTACTGTTTACCGGTTGTGCGACATTTAAGCCGGTTAATCTTAACCCGCAGATTCAATCCGGGCAATTAGTTCAAAAAACGGACAATGTCATTGTTCTTTTTGACAAATCTGCTTCCATGAATGAGTTGCACGGCAAACCTATGGTAAACGGAGCTACTCGCCTGGTACATGCGAAAAATGCTACGAAAAACATGATCGCGACGATTCCGGAAATAAAGCTGAATGCCGGACTCAGAACCTTCTGGGGCGAAGAAACGGCTCTGATTTATGGAATGAAGTCACTTGTGAAAGAGGATTATACGAAGGCAATAAGCTCTATCGAAAATCCCAACCATAGAACCCCTATGGCAAATGCGATTACGGCGGCAGGCAGTGATCTCAGGTCGGGGGGGGGTAATTCGGCCATCATCATTGTCAGTGATTTTTCGGAAATTCCAGGGATGGATGACATCAGGCCCGCTGCTGTCATGGAAGCCATAACAAAAGTGAATGCAGAATACGGCGACAAACTCTGCGTTTATGCCATTCAGGTAGGATACACTCGCGACGGGAAAGAACTTTCAGAACAGATCGTGCAGAACGTTGAAGGCGGCTATACCGTAAACGCCGATAAACTGGTAACCCCGGCAGCCATGGCCGCCTTTGTGGAAAAAGTAATCGCCGGCAATTGCCTGCGTTATCATGAACTGGTTGCAAAGCCGACGGAGAAGGTAATTATCCTTGCAGCCGAGCCGAAGGTTGAGGAGAAGATCGCTGCTGTTGTGGCTGCGCCGAAGGTCGAGGAGAAGGTCGAGGAGAAGGTTATGGTGGCCACGGCGGAGCCTAAGATCATTATCCTTGCTTTGGAGGACGTACATTTTGATTTCGATAAGTCAACCCTTAAGCCGGAAGCGAAGACGATTCTGCAAAGGAATATTCAGCTTCTGAAAGACAATCCCAACGCAAAAATCCGCGTTGCCGGTTATACCTCTGCTTCCGGCACGGAAGCATATAACCAGAAGTTAAGCGAAAGAAGGGCAAATGCCGTCCAGGAATACCTCATTAGCGAAGGCATCATTACACCGGACAGGCTTTCCACAATCGGCTATGGCGAGGCAAATCCGGGCATGTACGAAGCGGCGCCTAAAGAGCTGTACTCACCAGCAGCAAAGGCCAACATGAGGGTTCTTTTTGAAATCATTGTGCAATAG
- a CDS encoding lmo0937 family membrane protein: MLWTISVVLIILWMLGMVSGYAMGGFIHIMLFFAIVVLLIKIKDDCRDYNSGYAMKTYLKRQLKSRHRKVLPKLTIAGEKVSQTIISSTIYRKE; this comes from the coding sequence ATGTTGTGGACGATTTCTGTGGTTCTGATCATTCTGTGGATGCTGGGAATGGTTAGCGGTTATGCGATGGGTGGTTTTATTCATATAATGTTGTTTTTTGCCATCGTTGTTCTGCTGATCAAAATCAAAGACGATTGCAGAGACTATAATTCCGGATATGCGATGAAGACATATTTGAAAAGGCAATTAAAAAGCAGGCACAGAAAGGTTTTGCCAAAGCTTACTATAGCTGGGGAAAAGGTCTCACAAACAATCATTTCATCAACAATTTACCGAAAGGAGTAA